The stretch of DNA AACTCGATAAGTCGAGTTATAGCTGGGACTGGAATAGCTACCATACCTACGTGCGGATGCGCCCCAACTGGTCGGGCGACCGGGCCGACTTTGGTCAGAAGCTAACAGCCCTGTACGTCCGAAATAACCCTACGAGCAAAAACACGCTCAGTCCACAACCGCTCACCGACATTCATCTATATTCTGATTTTGCCTTCAACACCGACTGGGGGCAGCGTGGCAGCATTTTCTACGTTCGGCTGTTTGCTACCGTCGGGCTGATTGTGCTGCTGATTGCCTGCGTCAACTTCATCAACTTAGCCACAGCCCGTTCGATGCAACGCGCCCGTGAGGTGGGCGTTCGCAAAACGATTGGTGCCCATCGGCGGCATCTGATTTTCCAGTTTCTGGGCGAGTCATTTTTGCTGACGGGCATAGCCGTTGGCCTGGCTCTGCTACTGGCAAGTGGGCTGATGCCGCTCTTTAACGACCTGACCGGCAAAACGCTGACGCTGGACGTAAGCCGGCTCTCATTCTGGGTTGCGCTGGTGTTGCTGACTGGTTTGATTGGCCTGTTGGCCGGTGCCTATCCGGCGTTTCTGCTCTCGTCCTTTCAGCCCGCTACCGTGTTAAAAGGAGCTATCACGGTGCGGGCGGGCGTCACCTTCCGGCAGGTGCTGGTCGTGGGGCAATTCGCCTTGTCTCTTATACTAATTATAAGCAGTGTTTTGATTTACAGGCAGTTGGTTTATATTCAACAGAAAGACCTCGGATTCGATAAATCGCAATTGTTGTATGCTAGGATGGCTGGTGCGCTGCGATTCAAAGCGGCTGAGTTTAAGCAGGAACTGTTGCGGCAGTCAGGCATCGAATCGGCTGCGGCCACCACAGCAACGCTGGTCGACGTAGCGAATGAATCGGACATTGAGTGGGAAGGGCGGCAGGGCCGGATCGAGCGCGTCAGGACTGACTTTTTCATCACCCAAATGAACATCGACCCCGATTTCACAAAGACGGTGGGCATGAAAGTAGCGCGGGGGAGCAACTTCAGGCCCAAAGCCGCTACGGATACCAATCAAACCTACCTGATCAACGAAACAGCGGCCCGGCGCATGGGCTACACCGTAGAGTCGGCTATTGGCAAGCGGGTAAAATTCTGGGGTAAAGTCGGCCCGATTGTTGGCGTAGTGCGCGATTTTCATTTCCGCCCACTAAACGTCCCGATTCAGCCGTTCATTTTCCGCTACGCGCCCGACAATCCGTACTTCCAGCTTTTGGTGAAAACCCGCCCTGGACAAACGGCCACCGTACTACGCCATATCGAACAGCTTTACAAACAATACGAAAAAGAAAGTCCGTTACACTACGGCTTTGTCGATCAGGAATTGGACCAGCAGTACCAGCGTGAACAGCGCACCGGGCGCATCGTACTCTATTTTTCAGGGCTGGCCGTGCTGATTTCGTGTCTGGGCCTGTTCGGGCTGGCCGCGTTCACTGCCGAACAGCGCACCAAAGAAATTGGCATCCGTAAAGTACTGGGGGCCAGCGTTGCCAGCATCGTAGCCCTGCTCTCCAAAGATTTCCTGAAATTGGTAGGGGTGTCTATCCTGATTGCTTCGCCCTTAGCCTGGTATGCTATGAACCGCTGGTTAGCCGATTTTGCGTATCGTATTGATATTGAGTGGTGGGTGTTCGCCCTGGCGGGAGTGCTGGCGGTAGGTATCGCCCTGCTGACGGTGAGCTTCCAGAGCATCAAAGCCGCCCTGATGAACCCGGTGAAAAGTTTGCGGAGTGAATAGCGTAGAGACGGAAGATGTTCCGTCTCCCTCGCGTCAGCCATACACCTGCGTCAGCCATACATTAAAAAACCATCCGGCGTGGAGACGGAACATCTTCCGTCTCTACACGGCAATCCCCTACAACCATGTTCCGAAACTATTTCAAAATCGCTTTTCGTAGTCTTTGGAAAAACCGTGTTTATAGCGGTATCAACGTTGTTGGCCTGGCGGTGGGGCTGGCAGCTTGCCTGCTCATTACGCTCTACGTAGCCGACGAACTCAGCTACGACCGTTACCACAAACGCGCCGACCGTATCTATCGAGTGGTTCATCGGGCAACGTGGGAAGGCGGCAGCATGAACCTCGCGCCCACCTCGGCTCCCTACGCGCCGACGCTCAAACAGACGTACCCCGAGATTGAACAGGCCGTGCGTATACTGCCTGAAGGCGGGGGAATCATTCAGTACGGTACTACCAAAGTTGAGGCCGAAGACATCGCCTTTGCCGACCAGAATCTGTTTCAGGTGTTCAGTTATTCGTTTCTGCACGGCGACCCCAACATGGCCCTCAGCAAGCCTCATTCAATTGTTCTTACGCAAACATTGGCTGCCCGCCTGTTTGGCGATGTAGCCAGTGCTATGAGTAAAACTGTACTGTTTGAGAACAACTTTCCGAATGTGGTAACAGGAATTATCAGCGACATGCCCGCCAATTCGCACGCCCGGTTCAGTGCCCTGCGTTCCTTCTCGACGGGTTTCACGAGCGGATGGCAGCAATTCAATCTACACACGTACCTACTCTTGCAGGAAGGGGCTGACCCGAAAAAAGTAGAAGCTAAATTCCCGGCTTTCTTCGAGCGGTACATCAAGCCCGAAGTGGGGAATGTTGCCTATGAGATGAGCCTACAACCGCTCACGTTTATTCACCTGCGTTCCAACCTGGATTATGAATTAAGCCCCAACGGCAGCTACCGCACGGTATCGGTATTTGCCATTATTGCGGGTTTGATTTTGTTGCTGGCCGGGATCAACTACATCAATTTAGCCACAGCCCGCTCGTCCATCCGGTTGCGCGAGGTGGGCGTTCGGAAGGCAGTGGGGTCAGGGCGGGGCCAACTGGCAGGGCTTTTTCTGATTGAAACATCACTGCTGACAGTATTGGCCACTACGTTGGGCGTTGGGCTGGCCTACGCGCTGATGCCTTTCTTCAATCAGCTTACGGGCAAAGAACTATCTATGTGGCGATTCGGGACAGGATATAGTATGCTAATTTTGGTCGGATTTGCCGTGATAACGAGCCTGTTGAGCGGTACGTATCCGGCACTGTTTTTGTCGGGGTCGCGCACCGTAGCGGCCCTGCGCGGCCAGATGGGCAGTCAATTGGCGACGATTATGTTTCGGAAGTCACTCGTTACGTTTCAGTTCGCCATTACGGTCGCGCTCATAGCCGCGTCGGGCATCATCTACCAGCAATTGCAGTTCGCGATGAATAAATCGCTTGGTTTCAACAAAGACCAGGTGCTGACCTTCCATCTGCACGACGATGAAACGCGCACTAAAATTCCGGTCCTTAAAGCCAAACTGCTACAAAGCCCGCTCATTGAGGACGTTGCAGTAGCGAGCAATCCTATCGGTACGAACAACTTAGGCGGGGGTGGCTATTATTTTGAGATTGACGGTAAAATGACAACGTCGTCTAAAATCATCCACAGCATCATGGTAGACGGCGACTTCTTGAAAACGATGGAAATTGGCTTAGTGGAGGGCCGGAGTTTTTCGAATACCATCCCCGCCGACCGCTATAATGCCATTCTGGTCAATGAAACGTTGGTGAAGGAACTGGGCTGGAAAGACCCAATTGGCAAACGGGTAAAGTTCTACGTCGATGACAAGGGTACGCAGGCCGAACGCCGGGTAGTGGGCATAGTGAAGGACTTCCATACCCATTCGCTACAACACAAAATTGAACCGCTGGCTTTGCAGATGCCCCCCTCTGCCGACGAGCAGGACAACGTGTATATCAGAATAAGGGCGGGCCAAACGGAAGCCGCGTTAGCATTCATCCAGAAAACATATGAGCAGTTTGAACCGGGCGGGGTATTCGACTACCAGTTTCTGGACCAGAATTTTGCCCGACAATACACCAATGAGCAGAACCAAAATAATCTACTCCTGATCTTCACGGCCTTAGCCATTTTCATTGCCTGCCTCGGTCTCTTTGGCCTCGTCACGTTCACTGCCGAACAGCGCACCAAAGAAATTGGTGTTCGAAAAGTGCTGGGAGCCAGCGTAATCAGCATCGTAGCCTTGCTCTCAAAAGAGTTTTTGAAATTAGTGCTGATCGCCATCATGATTGCATCACCTTTAGCCTGGTATGCCATGAATCGTTGGCTACAAGGTTTTGCCTACAAGATCGACATTTCGTGGTGGATGTTCGTGCTGGCGGGTCTGCTGGCGGTGGGCATTGCCCTGCTGACGGTGAGCTTCCAGAGCATCAAAGCCGCCCTGATGAACCCGGTGAAGAGTTTGCGAAGCGAATAGCGTAGAGACGGAACATCTTCCGTCTCCCTCGCGTCAGCCATACATTAAAAAAACCATCCGGCGGGGAGACGGAACATCTTCCGTCTCTACACGGCACTCCCCTACAACCATGCTACGAAACTATTTCAAAATCGCCTGGCGGAATCTTCTCCGCAACAAAACCTATTCTTTCATTAACATTGGCGGGCTGGCCGTAGGCATGGCCGTCGCGATACTCATTGGCCTGTGGATTTACGACGAGCTATCGTTCAACAAATACCACCAGAATTATGACCGCATTGCGCAGGTTAGGGAGCATGGTATTCGGGAAGACGGGAAACACTATTCAAACACATCGCTCCCATACCCGCTGGCAACTGAATTAAAAACCAGCTATCAACGCTTCTTTAAACACATTCTGATTGCTAATGATCCAGGCGAGTATATCCTAACTACCGGTGAAACGAAACTAACCCAAAAAGGTCAATTTATTGAAGCAGGTGCCCCCGAAATGCTCACCTTGACAATGCTTAAAGGCTCTTGGGCCGGGTTGACTGATCCACACTCAATTTTGCTTTCCGCATCGGCTGCTACCGCATTGTTTGGCGACGCAGACCCAATTGATAAACCCGTCAAAATCAACGCGGATATGGAAGCTAAAGTGACAGGAGTTTATCTGGACTTACCTCATAATTCGGAGTTTCACCCGATAAAATTCTTCGCTCCGTTCGACTTGTGGACTTCGGCAAACCCCTGGGTGAGAGAACAGCAGTGGAATAACTGGTTTCTTTCTGTATATGCTCAAGTTCAGACGAACGTAGACTTCGATAAGGTTTCTGCTATCATTAAAGATATTGAAATTAACCAGATCAAGAACCTGAAAGACAGGCAGGAGCAGGTGGCCCGCCAGCCGCAAATAGCGTTACTCCCAATGAGTCGGTGGCATCTGTATGGCAGTTATTACGTTGATGATAACGGGCCGGTACAAATGGTTTGGCTCATTGGTTTGATTGGTGCATTTGTATTGCTGTTGGCCTGCATCAATTTTATGAATCTGAGTACGGCTCGTTCAGTGAAGCGAGCACAAGAAGTAGGTATTCGTAAAGCGGTGGGTTCGTTGCGCGGGCAATTAATGAGTCAATTTTTCAGTGAGTCGTTTTTAGTCGTTTTATTGGCCTTTATGTTATCGTTATCGCTGGTTGGCATTTCGTTGCCGTGGTTCAATGATATTGCTGCCAAGCAACTGACCGTCCCCTGGACCGCTTCTCCCTTCTGGCTGGCGTGTGTTCTGTTTGTTCTGGCGACCGGATTTTTAGCAGGGAGTTATCCAGCATTTTATCTATCTTCATTTCAGCCAGTTAAGGTTCTCAAAGGAGTCGTCATACAGGGGCGTTTTGCGGCTCTTCCCCGAAAGCTCCTGATTGTGTTGCAGTTCACCGTTTCGGTAACGTTGATAATTGTCACTCTCCTCGTTTACCGGCAGATTCAACACGCTAAAAATCGCCCAATCGGATACGACAAAGCGGGCCTGGTGATGGTCGAGAAAAAAACGGCTGATTTTAACGACAAGCAGCAGTTGCTCCGAAGTGAATTGAAAAATACGGGCGTGGTGGTCGAGGTGGCTGAATCAAGGAGTTCGCCGACTGGCATTACAATGTGGAACGGCGGTTTTTCGCGAAAAGGTATTGCTTTCGACTGTCCAAACGGGTGCGGCACCCTGCCAGTCAGCCCCGAATACGGTCAAACAGTAGGCTGGCAATTTGTGGCAGGCCGAGATTTCAGCAAAGCATTGGCGACCGATTCATTGGGGTTTATCATAAACGAGTCATTCGCCAAACTGCTTGAGCTAAAAACACCCGTCGGTGAGCAGGTTACGTGGGGTCCTGGGCAGCGGCTGCCAAAAACGTATACTGTTTTAGGAGTAGTGAAAGACATGGTTGCCCTGTCGCCTTACAAGCCGACCATCCCAACTGTTTTCTTTTTAGAAGACAATTATAACTGGATAAATATCCGGCTCAATCCTGCCATAAGTGCCAGCGAAGCGTTGCCGAAAATTGAGGCTGTTTTCAAGAAGATTATTCCAACGGCTCCCTTCGATTACAAGTTTGCCGATCAGGAATATGCCGCCAAGTTTGCTGCTGAGGAGCGCATCGGTAATCTCGCTTTGGTCTTCACCGTCCTCGCCGTTCTCATTTCCTGCCTGGGTTTGTTCGGGCTGGCGTCGTTTATGGCTGAAGCCCGGACTAAAGAAATTGGGGTGCGTAAAGTACTGGGAGCCAGTGTGCTGAACCTGTGGGGGTTACTCTCCAAAGATTTCGTCATACTGGTCATTATCTCCTTCTTCATCGCCACGCCCATTGCGTATTATTTCCTCTCGAACTGGCTTCAGAAATACGAGTACCGCACGGAGCTGTCGTGGTGGATTTTTGCCGTCTCAGGTGCGGGCGCGTTGGTAATCACGTTATTGACCATCTCATTCCAGAGCGTGAAAGCCGCCCTGATGAATCCGGTGAAGAGTTTGCGGACGGAGTAGGGGCCTGTCCTGAACCGTACACATACTGTCCGGTAATGGACAATTCAAAACGGTTTTTTCTGAGCAGAAAGCCTTTTCTGAGCAGGAGAGGCCGTTTTGCGTTATTGGCAACCTATTTGCTCAGCAAAAATAGAGTTAATAAGAAATCATGAAACGAACCTACTTAGGCGAGTTTGAAGAGATTGTGCTGCTACTGGTGGTAAGTATGGATGGCGAAGCCTACGGCGTCGGCCTTACGCACAAGCTGAACGAGGAAACCGACCGCTCGGTACGGCTCAATCAGGTCCATGCGGCCCTGCACCGGTTGCAAGAGAAAGGCATGGTGGCCTCGCGGCTGGGCGATCCCACGCCCGAACGCGGGGGCCGACGCAAGTTGCTGTTCACCGTAACGGCCTATGGCTACCGGACCTTGCAGGACATCAAAGTGATGCGGGCACAACTGTGGAACGCCGTACCTACCACACCCAAACTCGCCATTGGCTTATGAAACCAAGCCCGCCCCGCCTTGCCGACCGCCTGCTGGAATGGTTCGTAGCTCCGCACCGGCTGGAAGCCTTGCAGGGCGACCTGCACGAGGAGTTCGCCTACCAGGTCGGGCGAATGGGTGTTCGGCGGGCGCGGTGGCAGTATTGGCGCGACGTGCTGGGGTTTATGCGGCCCTGGGTGGTGAAACGTAAAGCGAACGAATATCCTAATCCAACAAATACGGACATGATCCAGAATCATCTGAAAATCGCCTGGCGGAGCATACTGCGGCATCGAAGTTTTACCGGCCTGAATGTGCTGGGCCTGAGTGTAGGCATAGCCGCAGCCCTTTTGTTGTTCATGACGGTACGTTACGAACTCAGCTTCGATACGTTTCACCCGGAACACGACCGAATTTACCGTGTCGTTCGCGAGCAGTTTCTGACGAACGGCGACAGAGACGTAACGCCGGGAAATCCGTTGCCAGTGGCAGACGCCCTTAAAACCGACGTCGCTCAGTTCGAAAACGTTGTTTCGGTTTTCGGAACGCTCGATCCGCAGGTGACGGTGCTTGGCAGCGATCCCAAAACAACCAACGCAACGACCAAATTCCTGGAAGATGACGAGGGCATGATTGTGGGGCCGGAATTTTTCCGGCTGTTCAACTTCCCCTGGCTCATCGGTCGGCCCGACGCGCTGACGCAACCGAACGTAGTGGCTCTGTCGAAAACGTTTGCGGAGAAGTATTTTGGCAGCCCACAACAGGCGATGGGCAAGTTTCTGCGTATCAACAAACACACGACCATGCGCGTAGTAGGTGTGCTGGCCGATGCGCCCCCCAACACGTCTTTCCCCATGAATTTGGTAATCTCGTATGCCACGAAGAAAGCCGACAAAGGTGAGCGGTTTGGCTTCGGCTCCTTTGACGATTGGGGCAGTACGTCGAGCCAGGACCAGATTTTTGTTCGGTTGCCGCGCAACCTCCCGGTAGCTTCGGCCAACGCACTGCTGGAGAAGTTCTCGCGCAAACACTACGATGGGCGAGATGAAAGCAAAAAGACGCATTTTCTCAGTCCACTGGCCGATCTGCACCACGATAACCGGTTCGATACGTTTACGACCAAAGTTGCCGTCGTCCCCTTCCAACGTATCTGGAATCTGGCTTTGGTGGGTGGTCTATTGTTACTGATGGCCTGCGTCAACTTCGTCAATATTGCTTCAGCACTGGCGACCCGCCGAGCTAAAGAAGTGAGTGTTCGGAAAGTGTTGGGCAGTCAGAAAAGCCAGTTGGTCGGGCAGTTTCTCACCGAGACCTTCCTGATGGTGCTGGCATCGCTGATGCTGGGCATTGGGCTGGCCTATGTTGCCCTGCCGCTACTAAACACGCTGTTCGCTATTCCGGCGGATGCTTCACTGTATTTCAAGCCGGAACTGGGGCTGGCCCTGCTGGGGTTGCTGGTTTTGCTCACGTTGCTGGCGGGACTGTATCCGGCCTTAGTACTATCGTCGTTTTCTCCGCTCGACGTATTTCGGAAGCGGGTAGCACGCGGTTGGCTACGTGGCATTTCGGTACGCCAAAGTCTGATTGTGTTCCAGTTTGCAACGGCGTTAGTGCTTATAATCAGCACGGTCATCAACCTAAGGCAGATGAACTACCTGAGCCGGATGGACACGGGCTTTAGCAAGGAAGGCGTGTTCAACTTCGGCATGGATACCGAATACCGCACCCGAAACGCGACCTTGCGTAATGAACTCCTACGGGTGCCCGGCGTTTCCGCCGTTACGTTTTCATCGGACGTTCCCTCGTCCGACAGCCGGTGGCAAAGCACATTTGCCTTTGCCAATCTCTCGAAAGATGAGGACTTTACCGCATCCATGAAGATGGCCGATGGCAACTACTTTACAACGCACGGAATAACCTTTGTGGCGGGTGCATCCTACGCGGTCGGTGATACGTTGCCTAAGTTCGTGGCCAACGAAACGCTGCTCAAAAAGCTGGGTGTGAAGAATCCGGCGTCGGTTATTGGCCGAAACCTACGATTAGGTGATGTTACCGGCCCCATTGTGGGCGTTGTAAAAGACTTTCATACGAACTCGGCGCGAGACGACGGAGGGCCGCGCACCAGGGGAATCCAGCCGCTGCTGCTTACGCCGTCCGATAAGTTCTATTATGCGGGCAGCGTGAAAATTCGTTCGCAAAATCTGCCGCAAACAGTGGAGCGTATCAAGGCTGTTTACGCCCGTGTTTTCCCCGAAGTAGCCTTTACGGGTCGTTTTTATGAGGATGCCTTGAATGCCTACTACAAAGCCGAGCAACAGATGGGTCTGCTGTACCGCGTCTTCGCCGGACTAACGATCTTCATTGCCTGCTTAGGTCTGTTTGGTTTGGCTGCATTCACGGCAGAACAACGCACCAAAGAAATCGGGGTACGTAAAGTGCTGGGTGCATCGGTAGCTGGTATCGTTGCTCTGTTAAGCAAAGATTTTCTCAAACTCGTACTGGTTGCCGTTCTCATTGCCTCGCCTATTGCGTGGTATCTGATGAATGGATGGCTCCAGGATTTCACGTACCGTATCAATATCGACTGGTGGGTGTTCGCGCTGGCGGGCTTGCTGGCGGTGAGTATCGCGTTACTGACGGTGAGCTTCCAGAGCGTGAAAGCCGCCCTGATGAATCCGGTGAAGAGTTTACGGAGTGAATAACAGGTAAAGAAACGCGCTTTTTATAGCTCAGAATGAGTAGATTAGCGTATCGGTTGGCTCTTTTTTGGTACGGCTGATATTGTGATATACAGCAACTTATCTGTCTTGTTCTGTCATGCGCTGGTCGGTGGGCTTGATCGTGTGTCTATCGCTATGGACGTCTGTCCGGGCTTTCGGGCAGGAGTTGATACCCAATGGCGGCTTTGAGACCTACGCAACCTGCCCCCGGAAAGACAACCTGCTCTCCGAAGCTACCCCCTGGTACAACCCCAACACGGCCACACCCGATTTCTACCATAGCTGTTTTCCAACCCCTCAGATGGAGCTTCCGCCCCATTCAGGGCAGGGACTGGCCCGGCTATTTATGGATTTGGGCTGGGCCGAATATCTGGCTACCCCGCTGAAAGAACCCCTGCTGGCGGGCGAAACCTACCAGTTTGAACTGTACGTGGCCTCGCCAAAACCGACCCAATATCCGATTGGGTCGTTCGGGGCTTATTTCGCCAATCAGCCGGTTGGTTCGGCAGACAAAACACTGCTGCGGCTCGACAATCCACCCCAGGTACTCGATAATACGCCCAGACGACTGACGCAGCGGCTGAAGTGGGAGAAAATGGGCGGTTGCCTGCTTGCGAAAGGTGGGGAACGCCACGTCGTTATCGGCAATTTTGCCGCACTACCCAGCACCTTAGGCGACTATTACCTGTTCATCGACGACGTGTCGCTGAAACCCATCCGGCTCGACCTGGGTCGTGACACCACGCTTTGCGGACGGAGAAGTACCCTTCTACTCGATGCGACAACCCCCGGTGCTATCTTTTATGAATGGAACACGGGCAGCAACGCACCCACCCTACAGGTAGCAAAACCGGGCCGCTATTGGGTAACGGTGCAAACGCCCTGCAAAACCCTGCGCGACACCATCACTGTTACGTATCCACCTGATTTCAGCTTAGGTGCCGATACTACGCTTTGCGAGGGTAAAACCCTGATGCTGCACGTCGATGCGCCCGGCACCTACCAATGGCAGGATGGTTCCCGGCGAAACACGTTTTTGGTCGAAAGAGCGGGGCAGTATGTTGTTCAGGTTACAAATAAAAACTGCATGGTAGCTGATACAATCGCCGTGCGGTATAGCCGACCTCCCCAGTTGGATTTAGGAGCCGATCAGCAGTTGTGCGGAACCGAGGTGTACACTATCCGCCCTACGTTTGCCAACGGCACATTCCGCTGGCTCGATGCCTTCGCCGATGTGGAGCGAACCGTCAACGCGTCGGGCATCTTCCGGGCGTCGGTAACGAATGCCTGTGCCACACGCACCGACGACGTGCTGATTGATTATAGCGGCTGCTCGTGTCAGGTGTACGCGCCCGATGCCTTTTCGCCCAACACCGATGGCCTGAACGATGTTTTTGAGCCGTTTGCCTGCAACGACATTACCTTTCTGACCTTAACGGTTTACGACCGATGGGGCGAAGCCGTTTTCCATACCGACCAGCCGCCTTTTCGGTGGAATGGTACGTATCAGGGCGAACGCTGCGCCACAGCGGTTTACACCTGGCAGTTGAGCTACCTGTTCCAACGCCCCGACGCCCCACCCATTCGCCAGACAAAGCAGAAACGGCTGACGCTGTTGAGCCAATAAAAACTTTTGTCGGTACGGCGATTCCTCATCGCACTACAGGGAACTGCGATATCCGAAGCGTTGTGCAGCCGTAAGGAATCAGCGTAATTTCCTCTTCCTCTTTCGCTACCTCCATATAGTCGATAACGCTGAATGGAATTGGCCCAGCCATCTCGTTGTACAGTTTCCACGACGGGATTCGCCGGGCCTTTAGCCGGATTTCAGACGGGGCGTTGGCAACGTTCCACGGGTAATCAGAGGTGGTCTCTCTGGAACTAAATCGGGCATTCTGTTCTACCGGCTGCTTATCGGTCTCGATCAGGCCGTAATTCCAGGGGGTAGTGGGCCGCACTTCGATGTACTCGGCTCCGAACTCGATGGGGTCTTTATCATTTCTGACAATCTGCGTCTCCTCCCCCATTTTCAGCGCGTATGCCAATGGGCCGCGCTCCACCGATACAGAATTCTCGTGCCACTGATTCTTGAAAATATGCATCGGCAGGCGTAATTCTACCACGTCGCCCGACTGCCAGACACGCTTCACAACCGCAATCTGATTACCTGCTGATTCCTTTACAACCTGCCCATTTACCAGCACCGTTGCTTTGCGGCACCAGGCTGGTATCCGCAGATGAAATGGAAACGACACGGTTTTACTGCCGCCGTTCAGCGTCAGCGCAAACCGGATGCTTTCGCCGAATGGGTAGTTTGTTTGTTCGTCAACCATCACGCGGGTTCCGTTACCAACGGTAGCCGTTACCGTACTCGGCGAGTACACAAGCGCGGCCAGCCCCCGGTCTGGGGTAGCGTACCAGAGGTTTTGCACGAATTTGGGCCAGCCCTGGTGCATGTTCGAGGTGCAGCACGGGTAGCCCGTCAGCAATCCCATACAAAGGTCGGTGCCGCCGTGGTTGACGTCGAAGTTGCGAACGTGCCGGGTCAGCATCACCTGATTGGCCTGCTGAAAATACTGCCGCCCCATGTAA from Spirosoma montaniterrae encodes:
- a CDS encoding ABC transporter permease, which encodes MKPSPPRLADRLLEWFVAPHRLEALQGDLHEEFAYQVGRMGVRRARWQYWRDVLGFMRPWVVKRKANEYPNPTNTDMIQNHLKIAWRSILRHRSFTGLNVLGLSVGIAAALLLFMTVRYELSFDTFHPEHDRIYRVVREQFLTNGDRDVTPGNPLPVADALKTDVAQFENVVSVFGTLDPQVTVLGSDPKTTNATTKFLEDDEGMIVGPEFFRLFNFPWLIGRPDALTQPNVVALSKTFAEKYFGSPQQAMGKFLRINKHTTMRVVGVLADAPPNTSFPMNLVISYATKKADKGERFGFGSFDDWGSTSSQDQIFVRLPRNLPVASANALLEKFSRKHYDGRDESKKTHFLSPLADLHHDNRFDTFTTKVAVVPFQRIWNLALVGGLLLLMACVNFVNIASALATRRAKEVSVRKVLGSQKSQLVGQFLTETFLMVLASLMLGIGLAYVALPLLNTLFAIPADASLYFKPELGLALLGLLVLLTLLAGLYPALVLSSFSPLDVFRKRVARGWLRGISVRQSLIVFQFATALVLIISTVINLRQMNYLSRMDTGFSKEGVFNFGMDTEYRTRNATLRNELLRVPGVSAVTFSSDVPSSDSRWQSTFAFANLSKDEDFTASMKMADGNYFTTHGITFVAGASYAVGDTLPKFVANETLLKKLGVKNPASVIGRNLRLGDVTGPIVGVVKDFHTNSARDDGGPRTRGIQPLLLTPSDKFYYAGSVKIRSQNLPQTVERIKAVYARVFPEVAFTGRFYEDALNAYYKAEQQMGLLYRVFAGLTIFIACLGLFGLAAFTAEQRTKEIGVRKVLGASVAGIVALLSKDFLKLVLVAVLIASPIAWYLMNGWLQDFTYRINIDWWVFALAGLLAVSIALLTVSFQSVKAALMNPVKSLRSE
- a CDS encoding gliding motility-associated C-terminal domain-containing protein, giving the protein MRWSVGLIVCLSLWTSVRAFGQELIPNGGFETYATCPRKDNLLSEATPWYNPNTATPDFYHSCFPTPQMELPPHSGQGLARLFMDLGWAEYLATPLKEPLLAGETYQFELYVASPKPTQYPIGSFGAYFANQPVGSADKTLLRLDNPPQVLDNTPRRLTQRLKWEKMGGCLLAKGGERHVVIGNFAALPSTLGDYYLFIDDVSLKPIRLDLGRDTTLCGRRSTLLLDATTPGAIFYEWNTGSNAPTLQVAKPGRYWVTVQTPCKTLRDTITVTYPPDFSLGADTTLCEGKTLMLHVDAPGTYQWQDGSRRNTFLVERAGQYVVQVTNKNCMVADTIAVRYSRPPQLDLGADQQLCGTEVYTIRPTFANGTFRWLDAFADVERTVNASGIFRASVTNACATRTDDVLIDYSGCSCQVYAPDAFSPNTDGLNDVFEPFACNDITFLTLTVYDRWGEAVFHTDQPPFRWNGTYQGERCATAVYTWQLSYLFQRPDAPPIRQTKQKRLTLLSQ